In Bacteriovorax sp. Seq25_V, the genomic window TAAAAATACTTGCAACAACGGTATTGAAAATAATACTCGCTGAGGTTTCTTTATAAATCGTTACTTTTGCAACAATCGCAAGGGCCGCCCCGGCGTGGGACATTACTGACATTCCCTGGTAATTTTTTACATTTTCATCTTTAAGGTCAACAACTTTTGCAGCAAGATAAGAGCCACTAAGAATTCCTGTCATCCTCGAAATGATATAAATGACACCAATTATTCCGACATTTTCAACAAGGCCTGAAAGCTTGATATGGGTACCAGCAAGAACAAAGAACAGCGCATAGATCGAGCCCCCCATGTTCTTCACCGTCTCATGAATAGTCTCGCCTTCAACAGAAGCATTGGCCACGGTGAACCCAAGAAAGAGTGAAATAATAAGAGGGTCAACACTTAGATATTCAGCTAAAGACTGACCAAAAAGAATAACGGCGATAATCGCAAAGAGAATATTACCAATACGAGTTTCATATCTCTCAATAATCGTTAGAACAATACCAAGAATAAAGCCAAAGACAATTGAACCAAATACTTTCCAAATCGTTTTAAAAATTAAAACTGGAGAGTGGCTAAGCTTTCCTTGCCATACACCAAAGTATTCAAATCCATTCATTACCACAAGCGTAGAAACAATCGCAATTAACGTTGCAAAAGCCAGATAGATTTTAATCGAATCCGTAAGTTTTCCTTCCGCATTATATTCTTTCAACACCAGTAGCGTCGTTGGCGGTGCTGCTTCCACGGAAACAAGTGCTAAGAAGAGTGAAACGATGAGAATCGTTGTAATGTCATAATTGCCAAGAGTGTAAAGAGAGACGATAAAGAGAGCGAAAACAAATGTGATGGTAAGGCCTACCGCCACGACAGAGTAAAGAATTTGCTCCTTCCTCATTTTCGATAATAGGGCCTTATTAAACTCACCACCAATATTAAAAAGAATCATTCCCAGGGCAAGGTCGTTAAAATATTTAAAAGAATGTGAGAAGTCTTCCGAGAGAAATTCAAGCCCTCCTGGGCCTAGCAAAACACCGAGCATGATATACCCAGAAACTTTTGGAACCCCAAGTTTCTTTGCAAGTTTCCCTATAATAAGACATAGCACCAAGGTGATACCAAGAATTGGGACCGTGCTGTTCAATGTATCGATGAGCTCACTACTAACCACAACAATTCCTCAACCCTTTTCCGGGCTAAACTTATCATTATTTAAGCCACAAAAGCAGCTAATAATATTGTAGTTTGATTTAAGTGAAAGTTCTGCATAAAAATTATTGTATTAAGATAACCCTGATTTAAAAGCTCTAAGTCATAGAAATCTAGACGCGTTCAGTAATACTTTTACAAAAGAGAAATAAACAATTAAACTTTTAGCGGTATCTATCTAATATTGTACAAAGAGGTTCACTTGAAGCGTAAAATATTTGGCGCTTTTGTCATTCTAATCGCACTTGGTAGTATTATTACCTACCTACTAACTCAATATACTCTCTCTCGTGGAGTAAGGGCCGGAAAGCTTGTAAAGCTCTCTCAAACAGGTATTCTTATCAAAACTTACGAAGGCACTTTGGACCTTGGAAGTGGAGACGAGCTCACATGGCAATTCTCTATTCATGATTCTGAAATTGGAGAAGAGCTTGCCAAACAAACAGGAAAGCAGGTGAGACTTGAGTACCGAGTACTTCTTGCAAAATTATTTTTCACAACTCGTTATGATATTGTCTCTTGGTCATTAGAAGGAGATTCGCAATCGATGAATCTTCTTTGTCGACTTGTTGATTTCATGAGAGATAATGCTTCTGTAGTCGAATATCTAAGGCCAATTATTCAAGAAAGGGATCCTGAGTTACTTCGAAATATCAGGGAATGTCAAAAGTAACTGCCCCCGGGCAGTGGTGTTAGCATTCCCAAATTCTCATTGTGATAACACATATAAATTTCCAGATGTTTCCTCAAGGCATCTGGACATTTCGTCGTCCCCCATGTCTTTCTAATTAGTTTTCCAATTCCATCTCTAAGCATTGCGAAGTTATGATTCAATGTAAAAATTGGATCAAACCCTAATCTCTTTAGCTCCCCTTGACCAGTTGAACATCCTCGACCACCTATGAATTGCTGATGAGTAGCCTGTGGTAAATAAGTTCTAACCACGGAATTATAGACACTATGATCATCAGACTGTACGAGTGCGTTTGGTTTTACACAGTTTTTGATTTCTCCAAATAAACTTCTCAACTCTCTTAGATGTTCACTCTTGCGCTTCCCATATTTTCGTCGAGATTTCTCTGCAAGCAAACCGTTCGCAGGTATTCGAGAAACTCGAAAACCAAGTATTGATCGATTCTTTGCGTTTACCACCATCGAAATCGACAAAGGTTTCATCTTAGTATGCTCAATTGTAATCAGATCATCGAATTGAATATGCTCAACTTGCTTCACGCGAAGGTATGCTCGAAAGTTCTTATTCTTTATTGCGCATCTCTTTGCATGATAATCTAGTTTTCTAGCAACTGTTTTGGGATTGATTCTCAGAACTCGTGCGATTCGATTCATCGACATCTTAGAACAAAGAAGTTCGTAGACCATGCGATTAACTCGTCTCTTCATCTGTCCTTTTGCTAGAGAAAAAGTGGAGCTTGAGAATCGAGTGCCACAACTTTTACATTTATAGCGTTGGATGATTCGAGAGTCATCACGTCGTTTGAACGTTCCATCTTTGATAATTGATTCGCGTTTTTGGTGGTAATTACAGTTTTGATTAGGGCAGCCGTGTTTCATACAGCTTCAAATGCAATATAAGAACAAGTTGATTCTTTGTAATTATTGAATATTATTGAGTAGATTTCGGTGCGAATTCAAAAAATGAACTTCACTATTTTAAATCTAACACCAATCCTCGGGGGCAGTTAAGCTAGGCCCAAAATAAAAATGTTAAAACCGTGAGCGTGATTGGAAAAACAATAACCACACAGAACAACAAAAGATTAAAAAAGAACCCATCTAAGCTATTATCTTTTTCTTTAATTTCTTTAGACATTTAATCGTCTCCTAATGACACATATGAGTGTTATAAATATAAACCACTCGATAACCAATTGTAGAAACACCAATGATGATCAGGACAATAGGAATTGTGCGAGGTAGCTTTATTTGTAATGGTTTTAAAATTTTTTGGAAAATTTCTGGCGCAAATGTGAGAACTGGCATTGTCCCAAGCCAGAACGCGACAATGAAGGCTAGTGAGTAAATTGAGTTTGCCGCCGTGATAGAGAGAATAAGAATAGACCAAAGAAGTCCACATGGAAGAAGAACGCTCGCGCTTCCACCGAAGAAGCTTCGAAGGATTTCTTGGTCTCTAAATTTCTTATAGAGATTTTGCCACAGAGTAATATTTAAGTTTTCTAAAAAAGCATGCTTTGGTGTGTAGCTCTTCCACTTTAAAAGATTTTTAAGTCCGATATAAATAAATAAGCCTCCCATGATAAGGGCCCCAATGATTGAGACGGTCTTATTTCCATTTAGTCCAAGCGTTCTTAGACCTAGGAGTGGAAGAATCACTCCGATGAGCGAATATCCAAGGAGGCGACCTATATGATAGGAGAGAACTCCTTTCTTATTTTTGGTCATGGCGACGACGAGACCACCGCACATGCCGATGCAGTGGGTACTTCCTACGAGGCCTGAGATGAGGCCTGCGAAGATGATGAAATAAAGTGGGTGAATACTTAAATCAGTTAATTGGTCCAACAATGGAAACCTCTCTGATTATTTCTTTGTTATTGCTTAAATCCTTAACTTTAAACTTTATCTTCTTACTTCCTTTTTCTAGAATTTCCTTCTTAAACTTTAAGAAGACGTTGACGCGGGCATGGTTCTTTTTTAGAAGATATGGATTACGTGGAACTTTTAAATCAATTCCAAGGTTCTCTTTTTCTAGTACGTCAATTTCAACTTCACGATCTTTGAGCTCACCACTTTGATCTAGAGTGATTTGGAAGTGGTTGAGGATTTGACCTTCTTCGTTGTGCATGACTGTGTATGGAGTACCTAGACCTTTAAGGATTGTCACATTCATATCTGTTGAAATATTCAATGAATAAATCAGACCAATAATGATGACAACAATAGCGCTTAAGTAAACCATGTTTCGAGGACGTAGGATTTTTGCTTTGTTTCCTTCGATATTTGCGAGGGAGTCGTATCGGACTAAGCCTTTGGGGCGATTTGTCTTTTCCATAATGTCGTCGCAAGCATCGATACAGTTTGTGCAGGCAATACATTCAAGTTGCATTCCTCGTCTGATATCAATTCCTGTTGGACAGGCCTTCACGCAAGCGTAGCAGTTGACACAGTCGGCGTGTTCTTCTTTCTTCATTCCTGGTTGACGACGAGGTTCACCGCGTTTTTCATCGTAAACAACTGTCATCGTATTCTCATCCATCATTACGGATTGAAATCTTCCATAAGGACATGCGATGATACAGAACTGTTCTCTAAACCAACCAAAGTCGAGTAGGAAGATCGTTGTGATAATAAGCATCGCAAAGAATAGGGTTTTATGTGCCATCGGCGACTGGAGAGAAATCGCAAGTAGTTCGTGAGTTCCAACAAAGTACCCAAGGAATGTATGAGAGATATGCAAAGAGACAACAGTGAAGAGAAACCACTTTAAGCTTCTTTTCCAGATTTTTTCAAAATCCCACTTTGCTTCGTCGAGTTTTTGTCTCTGTCTTGGATTTCCTTCAACGAGTATTTCGATTTTTCTATAGATGGTATCGATGAAAACTGTTTGCGGACAGGCCCAGCCGCACCAAACTCTACCCCAGATACTTGTGATAAATCCGATTGTGAAGACGAATCCGAGAAATAAAAAAAGTAAGAGTGGGGCGTTACTAGCAAAGAAAGAATAAGAGAAAAAAGTGAATTCTCTGTTTGCAATATCAAGTTTGATTGATTGTTTTCCTCCGATGTAAATCCAAGGGAGAATAAGATAGATGGCTATTAAGAACCAATAGAACAGGGATCTTCTCTTTCTCCAAAAACCTTTTACTTCTTCAGGGAAAAGGAAGATCCGATGACCTAATTCATCAGTTGTTCCAAGACGTTCTTCGTGTAGTTCAAATTTATTTTTACTCATGCCCAATTCCAGTAAGAACGGAGTGGAAGAGACTTCCACTCCGGCTCATTATTTAATTAATTCACCTTGTGGCTCTTTAGCTTCTGGTGGGTTTGTTCCGTGAAGAGTTAAAACATAAGAAACTACTGACATAATTTCTTCCTTGCTTAATACTTCTCCCCATGCAGGCATCCCATTTTCTTCAACACCTTTAAAAACTACAGGATAGATCGTGTCTGCTCCTACGTGATCCTTAATGTTGATCCAGTGATCGTCTGTAAGGTTTGGTCCAATATCCCCACGACCGCCTTCTGCGTGACAAGAAAGACAGTTCTCTTCATAGACAACAGCACCTTTGGCGACACCATCATTGGCAGCTATCCAAGAATTATACTCTTCAAGATTGAAGTTGGCTCCATTTGCGGCTTCGGCTTCCTTAATTTGTGTGATTACGGCCATGTCTTTCTTGTATTCATCCATTAGAGTTGGTCCGTCCATCATCACGTAGTACATGAAGTATGGAACAGCGAATACAAAAGAGAGAATCCACGTTCCAAACCACCAACTTGGAAGTGGGTGATTAAGTTCGTGAATACCATCGTAATCGTGTTCTAGTACGAGATGTTTTTCATCTTCGTGTAAAATTAGATTTTCTTTATTATCACTCATAAAATTCTCCGGCCTATTTTTTTAGAGGTCCATCATTTAGTGCATTAGATGACACAGATTCATAAACTTTAGAGCTCCCTTTACGAAAGCTCCAAATGACTACACCGACAAAAACACTTACAAATAAAAGCAATGCAATTGTTGGTAGAATATTCATATTTACAGCGGCAATAGCTTCTTTAAACATAATTACTCCTTGTCTGAAGTATCGATACCTAAACGTTGTAGGTAAGCGATAAGTGCAATAATTTGCTTGTTCTTCATTTCACTAGGAATTCCTTGTTCAACAAGACCCTTTGTGATTGACTCAGCTTGTTCCTGTGCAAGATCAAATGCTCTTCTCACTTCTTCATCACTGTATGGAACACCAAGTGCTTTCATTACTTTTACTTTCTTCTCAATCGAGGCGAAGTCAGTCTTTTTCTTAAATAACCAAGTATAGTCAGGCATGATTGACTTTGGAGTAACATCTCTTGGGTTCATCATGTGTCTATAGTGCCACATATCGTTGTACTTTCCACCAACACGTGCTAAGTCTGGACCGATTCTACGAGAACCCCACTGGAATGGTCTGTCATATACAGAATCCGCTGCTGTTGAAGGTTTGCCGTAACGAAGATTTTCTTCAGGAGTTGGACGAATTTGTTGAGAGTGACATACGTAACAACCTTCAGCGATATAGATATCTCTACCTGCTAACTCAAGTGGAGTGTATGGTTTTACATTTGGATTCTTCTCAATAAACTTATTAGAAAGTAGAGAAGGAATAATCTCAACGGCACCACCAACTAAGATTGCAAGAGTTGTTAGTACAGTAAATAGAATTGGTAATCCTTCTAGTCTTCTGTGAGGAGTTGCATTTGCTTCTTCTGAGGACGCGTTAAGCGGAGCCGCTGCAAACACTTCTTCTTTTTCATCTTTCTTAGCTAGCTTGATTGTCATGATTAGGTTGTAAACCATGATGATAAAACCTGCTAAAACAAGAACTCCACCAAAAGCTCTTACCCAGTACATCGGAACGATTTTTACAACTGTTTCAATGAAGTTTGGATAAACTAGTCTTCCGCCTGCATCGATTTGTCTCCACATAAGACCTTGAGTAATACCGGCTACCCACATTGACATCATATAAAGTAGAAGACCGATAGTTGCTGCCCAGAACTGTGTATTAGCTAGCTTTAAAGAGTAAAGCTTAGTTTTCCAAATTTTTGGAACTAGGTAGTATAGAATACCTGCAATCATCATGTAGTTCCAACCGATTGTTCCTGCGTGTACGTGTCCAACGATCCAGTCTGTGAAGTGACCTAAGTAGTTAACAGACTTGATTGAAAGTAATGGACCTTCAAATGTTGCCATACCGTAGAACGTGATAGCTGTTGCTTGAAATTTTAGAACTGGATCTTTTCTAACTTTATCCCAAACACCTCGAAGAGTTAGGAGACCGTTAATCATCCCCCCCCAAGAAGGCATCCAAAGAATTACTGAGAAAACCATCCCAACAGTCTGTACCCAGTCTGGAGTTGAAGAATATAGTAGGTGGTGAGGTCCCGCCCAAATATAGATAAATACTAATGACCAAAAGTGAATAATTGATAATCTGTAAGAATATACAGGTCTATTCGCTGCCTTTGGAACAAAGTAATACATTAGTCCAAGAAATGGTGTTGTTAAGAAGAATGCAACAGCATTGTGTCCGTACCACCATTGCACAAGTGCGTCTTGCACACCTGCGTACACTGGATATGACTTCATGAAGTCAACTGGCAGTGAGATCGAGTTTACGATGTGTAGTACTGCAACAGTTACGATAGTCGCGATGTAGAACCAAAGAGCAACATAGATATGTCTCTCTCTTCTTTTTACAAGAGTTCCGATGAAGTTAATTGCAAAAGCAACCCATACCACAGCGATAGCAATATCGATTGGCCACTCTAGTTCGGCATACTCTTTACCTGTTGTAATACCAAGAGGAAGAGTGATCGCAGCAGCAACAATAATTAATTGCCATCCCCAGAAGTGGAAGTTAGACAAGAAATCACTAAATAGTCTTGCCTTACAAAGTCTTTGCGTTGAATAGTAGATCCCTGCAAAGATTGCGTTACCAACAAATGCAAAAATCGCAGCATTTGTGTGAAGAGGTCTTAAACGTCCAAAAGTTGTCCACTCAAGGCCTAGGTTTAATTTCCAGTATGCAAGTTGGAATGCAACTGTAACACCAAGTAATAGGGCAACAACTCCCCATAACATTGTGGCCCCGATAAACCACTTGGTAATTTTGTCATTATAGGAGAACTCCTCTAATTGACCCGGGTTTTGTGAATTTGTACTCATAAATCTCCCTTCCTTTTAGTTTCTAATTTATCATCATCAAATAACATTCTTTTTGCTGGCGTATCGAGGTCATCGTATTGTCCTGATTTAGTTGCCCAGACGAAGAGACCTACAAATAGTGCTCCTAAAATAAGAGCGAGTGGGAGCATGAAATAAATTACATTCATTGCCTCTCCTTAAATTTTTCAATTTTTCTTATATTGTTCGTTCCAAGAAAGCTTGAAGCAAGTACTGTTAGTGAACTTACTGGCATAAATACTGCGGCCATTAGTGGTGTGATATAACCAAATAGGGCAAGTAATACGCCTGCTATATTATAAAAAAGAGAGAAGTAGAAATTTCTAAAGACTACTTTGTGTGTCTCTTTTGCAAGTATAATAAGATTATAGATCTGTCTTAAATTTTGGTTTGTGATAAAGATGTCACTTGCCCTCATTGAAAGATCAGCACTACCACTTACTGCTATTGATACAGAAGATTTTTTGAAAGCGAGAACATCATTGATTCCGTCTCCAACCATCAGCGTATCTGAGTAACCAGAAATAAGGTGGGCCTTATCTTCTGGTGATAAGTTTCCGTGAGCGAGTTTTCTCTCTAGTCCAAGTTCTGTAGCAACACTTGCAACTACTTCATTATTGTCACCACTGGCGATATGAATAATTTTCCCAAGCTTAATTAGCTTTTGAATAAGTTCTGGCGTAGAAGACTTTATTTTGTCACCAATCGTATAAGTCGCTATAAGTTCATCGTTTTCATAAAGTCCGACTTGTGCGTTTTTTGAATTTAATTGTTCTGCATCTTTAAGCTTACCAAAGTAGAAGTTGTGATTGTCTTCTTTTACACTTACTCCTGCTCCTGTTATTGAAAGAATGTTCTTGATACCTGCAAGCTTTCCAATTCTCATCCTCTTGAAGTGTTTTTTCAGTGAATTTGCAATTGGATGAGTCGAGACTTGTTCAAGTGTATTTACGATTTCGTGAATATAGCTGTCATTGTATTTTGATAGGTTTTTAAAAGAAATGATTTCAAATTTACCCTCAGTTAAAGTTCCTGTTTTATCAAGGAAGATGTTTTTAACTGACTCAATTCTTTCAAGGATATTCTCATTCTTAATGAATATACCTTGTGATTTTAAAATACTAAGAGTTCTAATGTAAGCAAGTGGAGTTGCAAGTGCTAGGGCGCAAGGACAGCTGATAATAACAATCGCGAGCGCTCTTTCTAATGCTGGATTTAGTCCAAAGTATTTCAGCTGATAGGCAAAAGTCGAGAGAGTGAGAAATGTTACTGCCCATACAAAATACTTCGATATTTTATCCGCACTTGAAATGATATTATTGTTTGCAAGTTCTGAGTTCGTAATTGCGGAAACAATTTTTCCAAGTCTTGTTTGATTATCAGTTGCAGTAACTTCTAAAATTATCTCTTCTTCAAGGTTAACACTTCCTGCAAATATTTCTTCGCCACTATTGATCGATAGTGGGCGACTTTCTCCAGTTATTACAGAGTTGTCAATTGAAGCAGCGTAACTTCTTAAGACTCCATCGAATAGTATCTTTTCGTCTGTTTTAAATTTGACGAGGTCACCTTGTCTAATGAATCGAGAGTGTGTAAGTACCTCTCTTGATCCTTCTATCTTTGTTACTTCATTGTTTGTAAAAAAAGTATTAAGTCCTTTGTTGTTTAATCCCTGTTGAGTAGCTTTTTTAACAAAGTAGCGACTAAGGAGAATTAAAAAGACAAGTGTTGTAATTGAATCAAAGTAGTTGTGCTCACTACCAGTAAAAAGACCAATAGTTGAAAAAACAAACCCTGCTAAAATTGCTAGGGAGAGTGGCATGTCGATTGAAATTGATTTCAATTTAAGTGCCTGAAGGGATGTTTTGTAAAATGGCATCGCGCTGTAAAAAACCACCGGTAGGGATAGTATCAAGCATAGCCAATTAAAAGCATCTTTATAAATTCCGTCAGCTCCAGCATAATTCGAAACAGCGTATATCATGATATTACCCATGGCCGCGCCGGCAACACCTATTCGTAGAATTTCACTTCTTTCTTCTTGTTTTTGAAATTTCTTAGATGTGTCACCTAGAGCGATTGGGTGAGGGTAATAACCTAGTGAAGTTAATTCTTTCGCAAGAATTGAAATCTCTAAGTCTTTTGAAAACTCGAACATCGCAGTTGACTCAGCGATATTGAGTCTTGCATTCTGTAATCCCAAAATGAAGTTTGGAGTTTTTTCGATTAACCAAATACAGGCCATGCAGTGCACACCTTCAAGATAGAATGATACTTGCTTCTTATCATGCGCTGTTCTCACAAACTCCGCTTGGAAGTCTTCTGTGTTCATATATTCGAAACTTCCCTTATCCTTTGAAATTGGAGAAGGGACAAAGTCTTCTTCTTCGTTTCTAAGCTCATAGAACTTATCAAGACCTTTAGTGTGTAAAATGGAATAAACAGTCTTACAGCCATTGCAACAGAACACGTCTTCGTTTTTGAAAATAGCAACCTTTGCATCAAATGAATCGTTACAATGTTTACACTTCAATGTGTTGATAGGTTCTGTACTCATTCTTTATTCTTACTTCACTGGTCTCAGTGTTAAAATGTCACATGGTGAAAATTTATTCATGTAGCTAATAAATGAACCTTCAAATAGTGTTTCGAAACCACTTTTCTTTTTTGCTCCTAAAACACAAAGAGTTGCATTCTTATCTTTTAGATAATTTAAACATCTCTCTTTTGGATCATGATCAAAAAGAGTTTCAACAGTGTAGTTCTTAATGCCTAGTTCTTTTGCAAATTGCTCTAGCACTTGATTCGTCGCTTCTGTCATTTGCGGGATTTCATTTTCAGTTGGGAAAGTAAATACTGAAAGCTCATTAATGTACATTTGTATCTTGTGACAATGAACGATGTGTACAGTCGATTTTTCTGCATCTAAATGTTGTTTTACTTTTTTTAATTGTTCTAAAACTTCAGTCTCTAAAGTTGCGAAAATAACGGCTTTTTCCATGAGAATCTCTCTTTTTAAGGTTCTGTAATTAATAATGATCTTACGATTTAAGTATATCAAAAAACATGATCTGGATCACTTTTTTAAATGAACTTTATATCGCTAGAAGCTGACTGATCTTATCGGAAAGATCGTCTTCGTTTTCGATAATTTCATTAAAATCACTGCGAGAGAGAAAACAAATATCACTGCCTGGCATAATAACTGCAGAATAGTTTACCGGTTGGTTATTAAGGAGTTCTTTAACTCCTAACAGACATCCAGAGCCGATAGTTTTTTTGATCTTTTTATTTTTTGTGAGATGAATATTTCCTGAGATAACAAGGTATGCAACAACTGGGATTTGACCTTCGTAAAAGAGATTTGAGGTCGCGGTGTAGGTGATGTGTTCACCGCGTTCTCTTAGTTGATGTAATGTGTTGTCTTCAATGTCAAATGTCATAACTGTATCTAGT contains:
- the ccoN gene encoding cytochrome-c oxidase, cbb3-type subunit I — encoded protein: MSTNSQNPGQLEEFSYNDKITKWFIGATMLWGVVALLLGVTVAFQLAYWKLNLGLEWTTFGRLRPLHTNAAIFAFVGNAIFAGIYYSTQRLCKARLFSDFLSNFHFWGWQLIIVAAAITLPLGITTGKEYAELEWPIDIAIAVVWVAFAINFIGTLVKRRERHIYVALWFYIATIVTVAVLHIVNSISLPVDFMKSYPVYAGVQDALVQWWYGHNAVAFFLTTPFLGLMYYFVPKAANRPVYSYRLSIIHFWSLVFIYIWAGPHHLLYSSTPDWVQTVGMVFSVILWMPSWGGMINGLLTLRGVWDKVRKDPVLKFQATAITFYGMATFEGPLLSIKSVNYLGHFTDWIVGHVHAGTIGWNYMMIAGILYYLVPKIWKTKLYSLKLANTQFWAATIGLLLYMMSMWVAGITQGLMWRQIDAGGRLVYPNFIETVVKIVPMYWVRAFGGVLVLAGFIIMVYNLIMTIKLAKKDEKEEVFAAAPLNASSEEANATPHRRLEGLPILFTVLTTLAILVGGAVEIIPSLLSNKFIEKNPNVKPYTPLELAGRDIYIAEGCYVCHSQQIRPTPEENLRYGKPSTAADSVYDRPFQWGSRRIGPDLARVGGKYNDMWHYRHMMNPRDVTPKSIMPDYTWLFKKKTDFASIEKKVKVMKALGVPYSDEEVRRAFDLAQEQAESITKGLVEQGIPSEMKNKQIIALIAYLQRLGIDTSDKE
- a CDS encoding cation:proton antiporter, with the translated sequence MVSSELIDTLNSTVPILGITLVLCLIIGKLAKKLGVPKVSGYIMLGVLLGPGGLEFLSEDFSHSFKYFNDLALGMILFNIGGEFNKALLSKMRKEQILYSVVAVGLTITFVFALFIVSLYTLGNYDITTILIVSLFLALVSVEAAPPTTLLVLKEYNAEGKLTDSIKIYLAFATLIAIVSTLVVMNGFEYFGVWQGKLSHSPVLIFKTIWKVFGSIVFGFILGIVLTIIERYETRIGNILFAIIAVILFGQSLAEYLSVDPLIISLFLGFTVANASVEGETIHETVKNMGGSIYALFFVLAGTHIKLSGLVENVGIIGVIYIISRMTGILSGSYLAAKVVDLKDENVKNYQGMSVMSHAGAALAIVAKVTIYKETSASIIFNTVVASIFIFEIIGPFLLKFALFKSKEIEQWSPAPDKTTKLKFNLLDILKLFQENVTAAKEQDPKKTKSPIYELIHTDIIAIQSDANLTSIRTFIDDNYALYPVVDKNHCFLGTLNLESIRKIVAQEDDDPLITASILIGETVFIPSNSTLEGAKNIFLMSGKDILPVVNPVNQVLEGILYQKDTLMALQEKKMIFEE
- the ccoG gene encoding cytochrome c oxidase accessory protein CcoG → MSKNKFELHEERLGTTDELGHRIFLFPEEVKGFWRKRRSLFYWFLIAIYLILPWIYIGGKQSIKLDIANREFTFFSYSFFASNAPLLLFLFLGFVFTIGFITSIWGRVWCGWACPQTVFIDTIYRKIEILVEGNPRQRQKLDEAKWDFEKIWKRSLKWFLFTVVSLHISHTFLGYFVGTHELLAISLQSPMAHKTLFFAMLIITTIFLLDFGWFREQFCIIACPYGRFQSVMMDENTMTVVYDEKRGEPRRQPGMKKEEHADCVNCYACVKACPTGIDIRRGMQLECIACTNCIDACDDIMEKTNRPKGLVRYDSLANIEGNKAKILRPRNMVYLSAIVVIIIGLIYSLNISTDMNVTILKGLGTPYTVMHNEEGQILNHFQITLDQSGELKDREVEIDVLEKENLGIDLKVPRNPYLLKKNHARVNVFLKFKKEILEKGSKKIKFKVKDLSNNKEIIREVSIVGPIN
- a CDS encoding universal stress protein is translated as MEKAVIFATLETEVLEQLKKVKQHLDAEKSTVHIVHCHKIQMYINELSVFTFPTENEIPQMTEATNQVLEQFAKELGIKNYTVETLFDHDPKERCLNYLKDKNATLCVLGAKKKSGFETLFEGSFISYMNKFSPCDILTLRPVK
- a CDS encoding cbb3-type cytochrome c oxidase subunit 3 yields the protein MFKEAIAAVNMNILPTIALLLFVSVFVGVVIWSFRKGSSKVYESVSSNALNDGPLKK
- a CDS encoding cyclic nucleotide-binding domain-containing protein, which encodes MKLDTVMTFDIEDNTLHQLRERGEHITYTATSNLFYEGQIPVVAYLVISGNIHLTKNKKIKKTIGSGCLLGVKELLNNQPVNYSAVIMPGSDICFLSRSDFNEIIENEDDLSDKISQLLAI
- the ccoS gene encoding cbb3-type cytochrome oxidase assembly protein CcoS, which codes for MNVIYFMLPLALILGALFVGLFVWATKSGQYDDLDTPAKRMLFDDDKLETKRKGDL
- a CDS encoding sulfite exporter TauE/SafE family protein — protein: MDQLTDLSIHPLYFIIFAGLISGLVGSTHCIGMCGGLVVAMTKNKKGVLSYHIGRLLGYSLIGVILPLLGLRTLGLNGNKTVSIIGALIMGGLFIYIGLKNLLKWKSYTPKHAFLENLNITLWQNLYKKFRDQEILRSFFGGSASVLLPCGLLWSILILSITAANSIYSLAFIVAFWLGTMPVLTFAPEIFQKILKPLQIKLPRTIPIVLIIIGVSTIGYRVVYIYNTHMCH
- a CDS encoding c-type cytochrome — translated: MSDNKENLILHEDEKHLVLEHDYDGIHELNHPLPSWWFGTWILSFVFAVPYFMYYVMMDGPTLMDEYKKDMAVITQIKEAEAANGANFNLEEYNSWIAANDGVAKGAVVYEENCLSCHAEGGRGDIGPNLTDDHWINIKDHVGADTIYPVVFKGVEENGMPAWGEVLSKEEIMSVVSYVLTLHGTNPPEAKEPQGELIK
- a CDS encoding heavy metal translocating P-type ATPase, yielding MSTEPINTLKCKHCNDSFDAKVAIFKNEDVFCCNGCKTVYSILHTKGLDKFYELRNEEEDFVPSPISKDKGSFEYMNTEDFQAEFVRTAHDKKQVSFYLEGVHCMACIWLIEKTPNFILGLQNARLNIAESTAMFEFSKDLEISILAKELTSLGYYPHPIALGDTSKKFQKQEERSEILRIGVAGAAMGNIMIYAVSNYAGADGIYKDAFNWLCLILSLPVVFYSAMPFYKTSLQALKLKSISIDMPLSLAILAGFVFSTIGLFTGSEHNYFDSITTLVFLILLSRYFVKKATQQGLNNKGLNTFFTNNEVTKIEGSREVLTHSRFIRQGDLVKFKTDEKILFDGVLRSYAASIDNSVITGESRPLSINSGEEIFAGSVNLEEEIILEVTATDNQTRLGKIVSAITNSELANNNIISSADKISKYFVWAVTFLTLSTFAYQLKYFGLNPALERALAIVIISCPCALALATPLAYIRTLSILKSQGIFIKNENILERIESVKNIFLDKTGTLTEGKFEIISFKNLSKYNDSYIHEIVNTLEQVSTHPIANSLKKHFKRMRIGKLAGIKNILSITGAGVSVKEDNHNFYFGKLKDAEQLNSKNAQVGLYENDELIATYTIGDKIKSSTPELIQKLIKLGKIIHIASGDNNEVVASVATELGLERKLAHGNLSPEDKAHLISGYSDTLMVGDGINDVLAFKKSSVSIAVSGSADLSMRASDIFITNQNLRQIYNLIILAKETHKVVFRNFYFSLFYNIAGVLLALFGYITPLMAAVFMPVSSLTVLASSFLGTNNIRKIEKFKERQ